The following is a genomic window from Vicia villosa cultivar HV-30 ecotype Madison, WI unplaced genomic scaffold, Vvil1.0 ctg.002501F_1_1, whole genome shotgun sequence.
cgtgaacctgaccacgttacaaccttcaaaagccctaattgaagcaaggtttattttgaaagcatactacaacaaggttgcgtaagctgactcccaagagatttaccaatcatttatgttgataccatatttttgctttatctttcacgttgtttgttttaacctttatgttttgaacagtgattccattttctttacaaagtgactttgatttcaaaaatatattttgagcattgcattaaaattaccattcttgaatgaacattttatttgcaagtaagcactcatcttctaggaagttcaaacagtcgagaaacttggtcagtgatcctatcaggggcacgttactttaagatcctgttgttcatatgtttaatcaagatttgttgatcagaatatcctcttcaagatgtatattatggcaagtcttcccaacattcatttcaagagttgaatatgtgatcagttcatccccaacatagttcaactgaagccatgatcagttaacttgcaagaattattcaatcaggggcaatcttcttcagcaatccccaagcacagtttatcagtccttctcaaaggatcatttgtttaaaacagttatcagtgtgacaagaagtttgctCAAGCCTCTTCCTAAGCAGATTTTTttagagttcccgtgttgaggaatcaaagctccaatcttgcctcacaaaagagtcaatcctagttgtcataaataactacattgcattgagcattcatcatgcatagaaaaatttaacatcatgcatagaaacaaactcgtgctcatttatatttttctaagtcttgttgttatcaacatcttaccttgagatcaaagtccaacttacttggcattgacctttaatattattcaatcatgctttactcttgattgatctttatttatattcaatcaagttttactcttgatgttggttgatcgtgctttactctcagttggtgtctcaatcatgttttactcttgatgttgtttgatcgtgctttactctcggttggtgtctcaatcatgttttacccttgatgttgttcaatcatgttttactcttgatgacctttgatgttatccaatcatggtttactcttgattgcttttgatactattcaatcatgttttagtcttgattgcctatgatgttatccaatcatggtttcactactaaaaatatgacatttgcttaatggattttacatcaggtatcaaaatatatgatgtgagaaatatttgtcaaaagattttacatcagacatttatTTCCAATGATATGAAAAACATACgaaaaaaggaaaaatatataacatagtggcagtattgtaaataaaatgaagaaaaaaaacttacGGTGGcaaaattgtaaataaaatgaaaaaaaacacaCGGTGGCACAattgtaaataaatgaaattttgTTATAAATGGTCGTTACATTGGGCCTAGGCACCAACCGATGGGAAAGTAAGGTAGTAAGGTTGAAAATCAAAACCCTTAATTTGTAGAGAGTATACTAGCAGAGTGAATCAGTGGAAAGCCCTAGACACACACAAACACTTCGCAATGGCGCTTGTTAATCAAACCCCTGACATCTCCAGCGAACGATAATCCGGCCAAGATGTTCGCACCCAAAACGGTAAcatctctctcctctctctcgcATTCTCGTTCTCCGATAACAACCGTTTTTCTAACACTCTTTCACCGTGAATTAACGAATCCAGTTGTAGCATGCCAAGCCATTGCAAACATCGTCAAAACCTCATTAGATCCCGTCGGTCTGTCGACAAGGTATAAGATCCGTGATTCTCATCTTCTTCACATTCAGTTTCGTTCATTTTTCACTTTGTTTCTGTttattcctttcagatccgtgattctcatcttcttcacattcatgtttattcctttcagatccgtgaTTCTCATCTTCTTCACATTCATATTCCTTTCATTTTTCACTTTGCTACCATACTCAAGATGCTCGAAGTTGAACATCTTGCTGCTAAGGTTAACCTAGTTTCAATACTTCATTGCGATATTgattaatttgttaatttattCATTCAGtttctgttttttcttttttttttcttttttaggttTTGGTTGAGCTTGCTGAACTtcaggatagagacgttggagatGGTACTACTTCCGTCGTCATTGTAGCTGCAAGGCTTCTTAAAGTATGTTTCCTTTCCTTTCTCTTTATTTTaccactttatatatatatatatatatatatatatatatatatatatatatatatatatataaaatctcatatataatttgttattttgtttgtaGAGAGCAAATGATCTTGTTAGGAATAAGATTCATCCAACCTCAATTATAAGTGGCTATAGGGTAAGTTTTTTTAATCTTTTGGTTTGTTTTCTATTATAGTTAATGTATCTATTGCCTGGCTTTATGGATACATTTTGTTTTACAATATTCTGGTGCATGAATTGGGATTTTCTACAGGAATATTTTATAACCTCTTTCTGTGTTGATTACTCTAGATAGCTTGCTATGCGAGAGGCTTATAAATACATAGATGAAAAGCTGGCTGCCAAGGTAAGATTTCTTAAGTAAACCTTTTTTTTATGTATACATGTGTTAGGCTAGTCAGAAATTAGGATTTGTATGCTGTTCTTTTCTCTAACTCTTCGTAGATGATCCATAGATGTTATTGTTACCATATTTGAAAGCCCGAGATGTTACTTAACAATTATTTCTATGTCCTGTTTTATGGGGTCATTGCTATCTAGAGCTACTGTATGTTGTATTTCCACACATTCTGAGTGTAGATATATTTTTATTCATCTTTGCTGTTGCCAAGAATATTGTAATACTGTTTTGATATGTTTTCTATTTCCCGATTTCATGTCCCTGGGTATTTTTTCTCAAGAAACATTCGATGTTTTAGTTGTTCTTACTTTATGACCCTTGTCTGAAAAATTAGTGCATTTAGAAACTATTGTATACTTTTTATGTGTTGCTTAGTCAGATTGTTCTATTCACTTGTAGGTTGAAAAGCTCGGAAAAGATTCACTAGTTAATTGTGCCAAGACCAGCATGTCCTCAAAGCTGATAGCTGGTGACAGTGACTACTTTGCAAATTTGGTAAGTTTGTATTTGTCTTGACTTTATATTGAATATTGGGTGTTTGAATCACTTTAAAAGTTTAAATTGATGTAAATGAACCATATTTTGCAAATACTAGTTTGTTCACTTCTAATACTTTTATACATCATTCTGGCTCATCTATGCAAATATTAGGTGAAACTTCATATTGAATGAGCTATCTATAGCATATACTTTTCCTCATCTCAATTATAATAATGATGTAGTTTTCTCAGGCATTCCATTTTCTGCTTGAGAGGCAGGGAGTTCAAAAATATTTCATTGATACATCATGGTTCTACTCTGTTGTTATGAGTTGAATGTGTAAATGGTGATTTGTAATGGATGAAGTTTCAATGTGATCCTTAAATGTAGGCATTATGGTGATTGGTGACTGTCAAATTTGTAAGCAACTTTACGTGACGATATTCCACTGATTGTTAAATGAAATCATGATATAATGGAGTATTTCATAACATGAGGCATGGAAGTAGATGATTGTGCAAAGTATTTTCCATTCCCGTAGGTTATGTCTTTTATATGGCACTTTAAGCACTAAACACTTATTCCATCTATAAAAGATTTGATACATGAATATAGTTTATAATATGATTGCACATTTTCCTCCTAATTTACACATTTATCATTTGAAGTATATTTAAGTTTCTAATTTAATGTTTGTTTATGCTGAATTtttgttaatattaaaaaatttgaagCTGACAATGTTACttttatgtgcaatttatatCTTATTTCtgtatctaatttttttatttatttataatatttgcaGATAAATGAATAGGAGACCTTGATCCAAAACTAAAGAAAGAGTTGTGAATATTGATGAAGTCAATTGTTAAATTTTAGTAGATGGGACATGGTTAAATAGTATAGTACTAATTTTGTAAATCAATTCTTCATTTTGAAGAGTATATATATGCATATTAACATGTtggttagaaaaatatgaaaatagcgaCATAAATGTGGTCTTTGTGATGTTGGAAAAATATGAGAAATAGCGACCTAAATCTTGTCTTTGATGCTGGAAAATAATGAAAAATTTAGATACCAAAAAAAATTTGCAGGGAATCAACGCGAATagtctaatttttttataaaaaaaaaataaccaaCATATTACATCGGTCCAAGCAAACCACTGTTGTTAAAAGACACATATTACATCGGCCTGCCTGGCCACCGATGTAATATGAACATATTACATCGGTCCTTATACGCAATCGACGTTAAAAccatcatttatttttaataatataaaattgtttttttcacATCAGACATTGCTGTCAACCgatgtgataggtgtatttttcacatcgggctggggcccgatgtaaaatgtttttgatttattacatcgcctggctttacatcgggccctgacccgatgtaaaaagtatttttcgcccgatgtaaaaagtactttctgcactagtgtttactcttgattgtcttttgatactattcaatcatgttttagtcttgattgcctgtgatgatgttcaatcatgttttactcttgaatgcctctgtcaatttatactcctttccaaatttattcatgttttactcttgaaataTATCTGATAtgggttccagagatttttctTTTTGAACGTCTCTATTGATTTCCTGTCCagagttcctttcacgttttattcctgaaagcttctgtcgactgtttctttcttttgtgaagtccgattctattcctagatgacttataccttttccccaacggagtctgtttacttctcccctgtggtgtcctatttccatctcgtggaaatcatatgcattcataatcacaagcattacattgcatctcaggttcaaaaattgtgtttttatatatatatttaagtctcttcaatcacgtcgaaacgaagatttacaatcttcacatctccggatagaagaaacttaaataggggcatctgttgcaccccaatttttgacctctgagatcccatcattttctaagtgttatgatcattattgttataccccaaaatttgcatgcgtttttttaaaagagaagtcaacagacttttgtctaaaaatttggagttttatacaatcttgtatttttatttcataaatatcctgattttataaatactcaatttttagaattttttatacagtattttggttcgctgttaaatttattcttacataaacgccaaatactgtttatcacttcatacactgtttatttgagatttattttcagatctATTATCTTAGTAAACCCATTCATAGGACCACCGCCTACCGCATTCTTGCCCCGACCTTTTCTTTCGCCCGACACAATTTATTCGTCATGGGGAACccgcgcggagtccgggtttcagattatactggtaacaattaaattattattggttttatttcccactaatttttatttttatactatattattttttcaaaatctctttctttcttttcaaatatcttcctttcttttcaaattttttttttccaaatcaaatcctagctttattctataccccttttcttttcaaaacctaccatactttttttcaaatcctactactattcaaacggtacaaTTCCAtttccaacgtctctatctctctcttttcactctataaatactcctcattttttccataaattctcacatcaaatttcactcatctcccaaatttctcaaacttctatctcatagttattttctcttcttccccggcaaaaatggcaaagtggatggatacactttttcttatagtcatcactatttttacggtgatcatgtccttcttctgtctgcatagtcctgaaaaatgcggacctgcgatggttacacttcggatcatctattttctgttgttcatagcatgggtttttaatcgtcatttttaaagtttgttgtatcttttattctcaaataatgtaccgtttgtttgtcgtattgttcattatattatgtaatatttgtactgttagtattaaatgatgtactatctgttgtacggtagtttaattatcaagataatattatgtgtgttaaatatttatttttctgtgcatttaatattttttcaaggttattatcggtaatttcgtttgcgtacagtatattttatttattatgtttgtgtttttctaacagctcaggtaaataaatttttcaccattaacacaacaaaaaacaaaaagaaaaaattaactttaactgttaagttttcactttaactgttacgttaatacccggacgcacagtcaatagctcgaacagtcaacagacgaccagtttgaccaaaaagtcaacacacagtcaaaaatgcaattttttgtcaacatccatattttttcaaaagattcatcatgtgatcaatggttgatcataattcatcaagaaaagttcaaaaatcaacaaaactcaaaattgcaaaattagagttttttacctaaaagtcaactgaactttgaccgaccataactctctcataatttatcagaaaaattccaaccaaagctcattctcaaggaaattcaattctctacaactttgatgttggaaccaaggtcaagaaatgcttccgcctaagagatataagccaaaacattacagatcattttcaaagtcaacgaaaagcagttttttgtcaaagcccatatcatcaagataacttctccaaatgcaaaaacgcttccaaagtggcttgtagatgaCATCTTggactttccaaaaagtacaagatcacattcataggatcaaaattgagggagatatgccttgatgaagttgaccttttttgggaaaatgcataaaacaagtaatgaccaaaacttgattctttttcaaaaaggccaattcttttgtgattcaatcttgattcccatatgtctaaagggcatccacgacctatccatgattcatgacacttttatttcattttaattaaattttattcatttaaagtttaattaaagtgagataattcaaagatattatcaaagatgcttatggttgccaatcaagaccaattcaagatgcttaaagatattattgcaagattgaagagaataacacttgagtattttaaccatggttaaagaaatgcactcattgaaagaatattccattctttttccacaagaTTAATCATTGCAtttccaacttgcaaggcttccatatcaaatcatttgcctataaatagagcttcattttcttcattcaagaagagaaaaaaaaggggaggaacacaaagaacaacaacaatcaccacaaagtcatagtttaagtttatatttttcaaaagtttcaagaaacttgtaaaaatcaaggctcattcaaatagccactttcaatcaatttcaaccactctattccactcttgggacatcatagagtaagtacaatgtaatttttaatatgtagtagtgttaggagttcatgaattaaaaactccatatttatgcatattttcaatttctcaaaaaaaatgttttaattttagttttaagttgataaaatgtttatttaatttctaacataaaaatattttatttcttttcataattaatttatttttcttaattaattagtaattatgtaaatattgctttttaattattttcaaccaatcaaaaaaactccaaaaatattttccttttagatttaggtttatatttttataatctaatttttaacataaaaaagaatatttttcttgttaagtttaattatttgtataattatttgtttaattagtttgttaattaacctaaaatcaattccaaaaaaatcacaaaaaatattaagtttaatttgttttatatttatttttgtatattatttgatattatttcttatctttttctttgtcttgaattggaataaaagatcaaatatggcagagattgtatgcagttgatttaagacttttggaaatttatcgtgtagtcgctatgattctatcaaacttctgataaattttcatcaactttaaatccgagatcatcattcactcaccatcgatcttcactaacatcgtggatatacttgactagcttcaagatgattcgcgtgctaacatactaacaattaactttaaattccgcattttgttatattgttctttatatttcttgctttatactttattttatcattcatattatttatgtttatgttattttatctttgttcatttggacatattatttatgtttctgttattttttctttgtccatttggacatattatttatgtctctgctattttttctttgtccatttggacatattatttatatttctgctattttttctttgtccatttggacatattatttatgtttctgctattttttctttgtccatttggacatattatttatgtttctgctattttttct
Proteins encoded in this region:
- the LOC131639007 gene encoding T-complex protein 1 subunit alpha-like, with translation MPSHCKHRQNLIRSRRSVDKIRDSHLLHIHIPFIFHFATILKMLEVEHLAAKVLVELAELQDRDVGDGTTSVVIVAARLLKRANDLVRNKIHPTSIISGYRIACYARGL